A part of Aegilops tauschii subsp. strangulata cultivar AL8/78 chromosome 2, Aet v6.0, whole genome shotgun sequence genomic DNA contains:
- the LOC109745289 gene encoding NADH dehydrogenase [ubiquinone] 1 alpha subcomplex subunit 6: protein MAFTMRAVKVPPNSASMGEARHRVFDFFRQACRAIPSIMEIYNLDDVVTPAQLRASISQQIRKNQGVSDPKVIDMLLFNGMEELNNITEHAKQRHHIIGQYVVGHKGLVQDLEKDQGSSEFLKKFYTSNY from the exons ATGGCGTTCACCATGCGCGCGGTGAAGGTTCCGCCGAACTCGGCGTCGATGGGGGAGGCGCGGCACCGCGTGTTCGACTTCTTCAGGCAGGCCTGCCGCGCCATCCCCTCCATCATGGAGATCTACAACCTCGACGACGTCGTGACCCCCGCCCAGCTCCGCGCCAGCATCTCCCAGCAGATCCGGAAGAACCAGGGCGTCTCCGACCCCAAG GTCATTGATATGCTTCTCTTCAACGGGATGGAGGAGCTGAACAACATCACCGAGCACGCGAAGCAgcgccaccacatcatcgggcaATACGTGGTtggccacaaggggctggtgcaggACCTGGAAAAGGACCAGGGGAGCTCCGAGTTCCTGAAGAAATTCTACACCAGCAACTACTAG